The Cyanobium sp. Tous-M-B4 DNA window TCAATCGCTTCCCGGTTTGCGAGATCGAGGATTTGTTGCCCAAGGAGCCGGCGGCGATTGCCAGGCCGGTTGAACCCGCATGAGGTTGGAGCAGCGGCGCCTCTGCCGTGTGCCGCTTGAACCTGCCCCGCTGGCGGACCAGCTGGAGCTGTTCCTGGCCAAACCCTTGCGGCCATTGCGCGGCCTGCTCGACCCCAATCGCCTCCAGTCCGATGGTGGTGATTTGTACGACTACAGATCAAGACCCTATGGAGTGGCGGGCTGGACCCTCCAACCCCGGGTTTCGCTGCGGGCTCGGCTGATTGCAGGGGAGCTGTTGATCGAGCAGGTCGCCTGCAGGGTGGATGGTTTGGGCGAGTGGCAGGAGCGGCTGCGCTTTGGTTTGGAGGCCCGGCTGCGCCCGGCTGCAATTGCACCAACAGCCCTAGAGGCCGAGGCTTTGGTGTGGGCCGAGCTGCCTGGGGTGGCCGTCGTGGCAGCCGCACCCGTGCTCAACCTGGCCCTGCAGCAACTGCTCGATCGGCTGGAGCGGCGCTGCCAGCAGGGGCT harbors:
- a CDS encoding DUF1997 domain-containing protein, coding for MPLEPAPLADQLELFLAKPLRPLRGLLDPNRLQSDGGDLYDYRSRPYGVAGWTLQPRVSLRARLIAGELLIEQVACRVDGLGEWQERLRFGLEARLRPAAIAPTALEAEALVWAELPGVAVVAAAPVLNLALQQLLDRLERRCQQGLRRRAEAWLGRAS